A segment of the Lolium perenne isolate Kyuss_39 chromosome 3, Kyuss_2.0, whole genome shotgun sequence genome:
tcaagaactaaacgaactactcacgagacatcatatggaacatgatcagaggtgatatgatgatgaataacaatctgaacataaacttggttcaatggtttcactcaatagcatcaacaacaagtagagatcgataccgggagagtttcccctatcaaacaatcaagatcaaacccaaattgctacggcggtgacggtgtccagcggtggagacggcggtgatgatggtggagatgatgatgatggtgatggagatgatgtccagctcgatgacggtgacgatggcgtcgatttccccctccgggagggaatttccccggcggattcctgcccgccggagagctcttttctctctggtgttctccgccccgcagaggcggctgtaactcttcgcgaggtaccctctgtggcttaggttttcgggacgaagggtttcgcgaagaaaaggaggcgaaaggggctgtggggcccccacaccacatggtggcgcggccaggccatgggccgcgctgccctatggtctgggcccaccttgggtccagcaggctcctccttctggcttcctttgtcatcttgaaaaataggatttttggtataatttccttccacagttgatcttccgaaatattgcgttctgacggtgctttttccagcagaatcctggctccggtgcttgatcctccaataatgatgaaacatgcaaaatagatgaaataacataagtattgtatccaaatatgaaatatatcaatgaataacagcaaattatgatataaaatagtgatgcaaattggacgtatcaggactcctccccctttagggttggccggccatggaggtggagtccctccgggactccgccttccttagtggtttcttccggacttttctagaaccttctagaaccttccatagaaccttccggatcattttaaatcttataaaatgacttcctatatatgaatcttattctcctgaccattccgggactcctcgtgatgtccgggatctcatccgggactccgaacaaatattcgaactccattccattttcaagttctaccatttcaacatccaactttaagtgtgtcaccctacagttcgtgaactatgcggacatggttgagtactcactccgaccaataaccaatagcgggatctggagatccataatggctcccacatattcaacgatgactttagtgatcgaatgaaccattcacatacgataccaattccctttgtcacgcgatattttacttgtccgagctttgatcatcggtatcacttcataccttgttcaacctcgtctcctgacaagtactctttactcgtaccgtggtatgtggtctcttatgaacttattcatatgcttgcaagacattagacgacattccaccgagagggcccagagtatatctatctgtcatcgggatggacaaatcccactgttgatccatatgcctcaactcatactttccggatacttaatcccacctttataaccacccatttacgccgtggcgtttggtgtaatcaaagtacctttccggtataagtgatttacatgatctcatggtcataaggactaggtaactatgtatcgaaagcttatagcaaataacttaatgacgagatcttatgctacgcttaattgggtgtgtccattacatcattcatacaatgatataaccttgttattaataacatccaatgttcatgattatgaaactaatcattcattaatcaacaagctagttaagaggcatactagggactctttgttgtttacatatcacacatgtatcaatgtttcggttaatacaattatagcatgatatataaacatttatcataaacataaagatatataataaccacttttattattgcctcttgggcatatctccttcacctctCCGAGAAAGAAGGAATGATAATAAAGTTAGATTGTATGGCTAGGGAAGTTCCGTAACAAATGAATTTTCAACATCATAAAATGACCTTTCAGCTAGACAAGGGGCCCAATTCACCAAATTTGTCAACAAAGGAAAGCAATAGTTATTtcgacaaagagagagagagagggagaaagAAATGTCTAGATAGAGAAAGAAAGACAAAGGGAGAGATCAGGATTGTCAAAAAAAATGGCAGAGATCTAGAGATTCAAGAACAACATCACGCTTGGTTGTAATAATTGACCAGAAAATGTCACTAAACAAAAAATGGACTTGATTGGAGTCTTTCCACTGGAATGGATTGTTGTAGAATACTGACTAGCGACAGCAGCAAAAAGGTAACATGGATCCAGTGGAGACAACGTACAGCTGAGCTGACTCCTCCCCAGCACACTTTAAATATTTGCCAACTTGTCAAGCAAAAAAGGCACTTCCTCTCACTAATTTTTTGAACTTCTTTAATCGACAAAACAGGAGCTTAATCCCTTTCTTTAGTAAATAAGGAAACTCACATGAACCAGTATGCTCAAGATCATTGGAAAAAATCTCTTCAAGGTAGTTCTGACGCAAATAATTCATAAACAAATATCGGAATTTCTGAAACTTTAACTACCAACCTGCTAGGGAGACGTATTGTTTTTGTGAAAATCTAAAGCAAGAACTATAATCTAACCTAGGAGTGCCTTCTATAGGTAAGAGGAAACAGTGTTTGTTAGGTCAAGATGTTACTTAGGACGGTTGTGATGATGAGATGTGGATGAGTGTCCAATGGGACAGCAATAGCAATGGCATGATCGGGTAATTAGGTAGGTAGGCTAATTAGTGCTTATTGTAACCATGTCCATCCATCCATGCTTTCTCACTGTCACAAGCGACCAGAGAACATTTCTGTCTTTTGATTGGATCCATTCATGCTGTCACATGGGACAGCTTTGCTTTTCATTAAAAAAAACTCTCTTGTGAATCTTGCTCTGTGTGCATTGAGCTTGATGACCTCTGATAAAATTTAAAATTGCTCAGATGATGACTAGATCTTAGTAAAAAAACTATGCTTAAATCTGAAGTGCAGTGCTAGTACAATCACACAGGGGAGGAGAACAAGAAGACATACATTTGATCATGACTTTCTTTCATCAACTTAATTTCTCCTTACAAGAGTAAGGAGAAAAAAGTGGGGGCATTAGCTGATGCCAGTGCACATCAATGTCAATAACTGATTTTTGTTTAGCAGAAAAATGTCAAGTTTCGCCTAGTTATTTTGTCTGCATGTCTTTAGCGCTACTCCTTGCATAATAATGTTATAAGGGCGACAAACAAATAACAAAGAACAAACAAGAACATACATAGGGGATACTCTACATGATGTTAACGTGGAAACCCTTTCCAATAAAGACAAGTAAAAAACCACGGACGTCAGCTAGAAAAAATTCGCTATATCGGGAGTGTTCACAAACATCGTGGGTTACCTTATAATCCGATAAATCCTAACCCACGGCTTACAAGAAGCATAAATAGGCGATGCTGACGATCTGCTTTGCTTGGTCCCAAGCCTACCGATGACGGGCCTCCCTTCGCTCCGTCGTTAGCCTTCTTATTAAAGTTGGATCATAATATAACACACACAAAATCGTGATTTACAAACATGAAAATTATAGTTTTACTCCTAGATATAAAGTTCAGTTGCTTGGTGGAGATTGATTGTTGCTTGTTTGCACAGAGGGGAACCAAAAGACATGCACAACTAAATGGAAACCCGAAAACCCGATGGAAAGTATCAACCTCTTCTAATTAGTTCGCCAAAGCAACTTATAATATGAAGCTGAGGGAGTAGAATTTACACATCGATTAAACCTTACTTGTGGAAACATGTTGTTGTCATGTGTGAGGAAAAAGACCCTTGAGCCGCTAGCACGGAAGTAGTCTCAGAAGTTGGTTTAACCATGTTAAAAATGAGTCATCACAAGGATTTATCTGGTATTTAAATATATTATCTATTTCTTTGTTTTATGTCATGCCATCGAATGTCTTTCAGTAACTAAATAAATTATGGTGCAAAACTTTCTCCCTCcattcatataagagtgttttTAGATCTGTTTAAATTTAAATATACCAATATACTAAATAGTATCTACATATATCTAACTTTAGAAAATTTaagatatccttttatgaacaaagGGAGTATAACAATAGTTGGTAAAACAGAgttatatctttactattaaatgagaGTTGGTcatttgacactcaacgcactttggtggtcgtcattgaaAAGATCCTAGCCATCCAATCTATTCCCCCTACTCCGCTTCGTCCGATCAAGTCAAACACCAAATATCCCCACGCAGAAGTTAATTATGGTATAAAAATCAGTCACAACATCTCAATCACGTATCACATATATTAAAATATGGTAACATCTCCAGACTTGGTTCTCCTTCACGTTTGACACTCAATGTGTTTAATAGTCATCACTAAAAGCATCCAGGCCGTTAATTATCTCTCAACATCTACGCCTGGACATTCACCGTCGGATGGTTTTGGTCGTAGTTTGTCTTTCCCCCACTAATTACCGCTGCTAGATCAAAATAAATCATTGCTTTCCTATTTCATTAGTTATTTGCCTTTTCCGCTAATTACCAAATCAAAACAAATTAAATCATTATTCCTTGCCTTTTCTGCTCTCTAATTACCATGTCAAAACAAATCAAGACAAATTAAATCATTATTTCTTGCCCTTTCTGCACGCATACCTTTGATCTGCCGCCGCCTAAGCGACGCCTCTTAGCACACGCACACACCTTCGATCTGTTGTCGTCGTTGAAGAATCTGAGCGCTGTTGAAGGAGGAGACGGAGGGCTTCTCCTGAGCCGCCTTTGCAGCCCCTCCCGAGTGACACATCTCAGCGCACACACCACACACACGTCCAATTTGATGCCGCCATTGAAGAAACTTGTGCCATTGAAGGAGAAGATGGAGGCCATCAAGACCCCGCCATCGAGTAGCCTCCTAGGCGGAAGTGTGCCGCTGCTGACCTAGGGCGGACGTACGCCGCCGACATCGCCACCATTGTTTCCTTTACCCCGCAACCTCACCTGGATCGACATCTGTATGTGCTGTCACCGACTACCAAGTGAGCCGCATCTCCGCCTCACCCCTCGGATTCTAACCAGTTGACATGGTTTTATTTTCCGTGGATTGGAATCGGATGGATGGGCTTGTTGTGCTCGTTGTGTTCCacttttcgaggttcggcggcacGTTTATTGGCGGTGATGCTTGCTGGGCGTTGCTACATGAATTTCTTCTTCACGCTGCTGCCACCCCTTTCCTTCCCTGCACTACTACAAGAGTTGGGTCGGGAATTCAAGTGTTTGGGTAAATCTCTAAGTAAACTCTCACGTTTTTTTTACATAGTTTTTCTCAGGATAGACTATGGATCAATGGATGCATAGGAAGTATACTGTTATGTATAGATAGACAAGGTTATTGATTTTGCTTTCAGGTCATTCTATTTTCTACCGGAATTACTGTTACACACTAAATTCTTGAAGAATTTCCATTATCCTGGAGGAGCCAGGGCGAGCACAAGCGGTGGCCCATGGGTTTtgatttcctcttgatgctctgctGTCAGCGTGGTCACGGTCGCTGCCGAAGGCCAAATGACCGTGATTGCTGTCATCGGAGCCCCAACACAGCGCTGACGCTTATTCGTGTTGCGTTATCCAAACGTCTGAGGGGTTCTTTCGAGTGCTCATTCCTTTATAGTGCAATTTTCATCTACAATGTTGTTTTCTCTCAAAGTGTGTTGAACTTGCATTCTTTTGTGAGCAGCTTTATAGTGCAAATAGTTCAGATCCTAACACTAGGCAAGTGGTATATGAAATACACCTTAGATTTTGTGAAACCTTATCAGTTTTATAAAACCTTATTCAGCACATCATGATCGTTAACTCTTCTTCCAGGCGTTGTTCTAGCTTCATCACTCAAAAACAACTAAATCCATACATGAGTTTACGGACTACTTGTCTGTCTGCTGCCATGTGCTAACTTCAGTTAGGATTCAAGCTAGAATGATATACACCACAGGACTGCAACTGCAAAATCACGTCTTCCAACCAGCTTGCATATTTGACAGCATCCACAATTGCTAGGACAATACGTGGGTGGCCTTCAAAAAGCCTATCCTATACCTAGAAATGAAGCGTTTATGAATGAGGCCTTGACAAAGAACTTCCCAGACCTAGATTCACTACCTGCACATATTTGACACCCTCAAGAGATATGTTTGCTTCCCCACAAACTTATATTTTATTGAAGGTTAGTATGTGGCTCCGTGCCTTTGGTGATTATGTTTCCTTCCTCCTACACCATTACAGCAAACATTTTACCAAATACACACAAGCAGTCAATATTTTGGGCATCTAGAAACCATTTGCAATTTCATGAACAAACAAGTATAGGACCAATGATAAATACATTGGTTTTCCGAAGTATCTCTGGTATACATTGTAACACTGGAGCATGAGAGATCTGGAGTATGATAACTAGAACCTTTCGTGCATTGTTGCTTATTTTTCTTTGTTTATCCCAGGAAGTATTTCCAAATATGTTGCAATCTCTTAGTGAGTGAAGGTGCTTGACAATACACCTCAATTGTGGTTGAGTTTGGGCAAGAAAATATTATTTAAACCATGTAAACTGTGAAATACATTTTAGGACCAGTTGGAGTACCTTGATAATGGTCAGTTTAGTTAACCAACCCTAATTTTGCCTGTTACTATCAAAACATTATGTGAAGTCACTATTAGAATTTCTGACCAATCTTTGAGGATTCTAGCCTTTCTATTACCAGTGGTTCACTTTCTTGTTCCTTGCAGCTTTCAGGTGCAGGTCTCTTAGTTCAAAGGGTTTTAGTTCAAAGAGTATATATAATGTTTCTCTTCACTGAAGTTTTCTGCAGCAAGCATGCATTATCCACTTCAGTTCATCCTTTTACTTGTATCCTTTGCTAAAATTCTCTTCAACAAGCAAGCATCTATAAATCTTGATTCATAATTTATTAGCAGATTTCATCAAGAAAATATCCATCTTTGGTTCACACATTTTACTTAGTAAGACATTACATCAATTGTATGATAATGGCATAGCCACAGTGGTAATAAATTAATAAGTGCAGATCTTAGCCAAGGGAGCACAAGAGAGCCAAGTGATGGTGGAAAAATCACAAATGTACCTGCGGAAGGAGTTCAATTCTCGTTCCAAACGGTTATAACTATTTGAATTAAACTCAATTTTATGCATCAAGGTGTTTGTCAAAACCCTCTTAAATTTGAAATATAATGCATTTGTTGGTTAATTATTTTTTAGTAAATGTGTTCTTTTTGTATGCAAAAGGATGCCTGTAGTGGGGAGCTGGGAGAAATGAGAAAGAAGCGAGAAGGGTGGTTGTTACTAGAAAGGAGAATGTGTGAGAAAACATGATCAATTTTGTTTGTGAATGTTGGCTCAATCCATATAATGAATTTCAGGTCATTATTGTTTTGCTATAAAACATAATATTTTTGTGCATCGTAGACTGTTGCCCGTCAAACACAGGGAACATATCTCATCCAATATGTCAATTTCAAGTTCCATCACATCAACCATAATCCTTTTGCACACTGTGTTTTGTTTACTCAAAAACTTACTATCTATTCTAAGACCTATGCACTTCTATAAACTCAGATTTTGACCCCAAAAGGCAAAACTCGTTGGCCATATTGTTGGGTATGAGAACAAGAGAAGGTTGGACTATTCAATTGGTTAATTTGACGGGTGGGCGATGTTTGAGGAGTgatatatatgaatattattgCTTGAAGGTGTCTATACGATAAACAAGAGTCTGAATATGATCTTGATAGGGAGAGGCGGTTTTAGTAACCTAAACTGCAAGAAACAAGTAGGGATGGAGTGGTAGTTTGAGTAAACCAAACTACAAATTCTCGTGTAAGGTGTCATTATTGAAATTATTGATTTcaaatgtatatttgtttgtgtaTCCTCCACATCACTGGGAGCACTCATGTGCATCATGTTTACATGTGCGATTATGTAACAAATTTGTggctccgtagcaacgcacgggcattcaactcaaACTCCTTTAGAAATATAAAAAAAATGTCAGCAATAATTAGTACTCCCTCAATAGTTGAAATTATGCATGTTTCTTGAACCTCACTCCCCTAACATAGTAGAGCATGTATCTATAAATAGATGTCttatattttttaaatatttAGATATACGTAGGCACTATTTAGTGTATGGACTGTTCCACAAGATTGTAAAGAGATGATTTATATAGTTCTAGCAAAAAAAAAAGGTAATGTGATAGGAGCACATGCCGTGCTTTTCTCTTGAGATCCCTTCACATGCATGATTAGATACGAAAATAAATACGGAGTACATATATATATCAATCAACCACGTGACCTGAGTGACTTACACGGTAGGCCCACCTCGGCAGAGATTGTCCGAAAACCAGCGTGGCCAAGAACAGCCGCATCCCAATCCTGATCCCGCCCCGTCCAAATCACAATCacgggtgagagagagagagagagagagagagagagagagagagagagcccgGGACGTAATCCCGACAGAGAGATCGAAGCCACGAGAGCGGCGGCGAAACTGGGATTCTTCTCGGCGGCGGACAACCATTGGTACGCGCTTCGCTTGATTCCCTGCCAATCTGTGCCTTCTCGGATGGATCCATCGATTGTTTCCAGCTCAAGATATTACATGACAATCTCCCAGCCCGATTGTTTCTCATTATTCATTCCCCTGTATCTCGAATCCACACCCCCCGTACCTGAATCCCTAAATTAATTTATTTTCTCGGCAAGCAGATTGGCTGAATCCGCAAAAGCTCATTGATTTGACAGGCGAAAAGGGGGAGGGCAACAATAATCTAGAAGATTCTCCAAAAAGCTTCCGGCTTtcagcgggcggcggcggcgatggttCTTCCCATGGACCCGCAGGTTGTGGCGGCGCAGAGCAACTGGGTGTCAGCGGTGACGCCGCTGCTGAAGCTGCTCTGCCTGGCCGTCATCGGCCTGGTGCTCGCCAACCCACGGACGCAGATCGTGCCCAAGGCCACCTTCAAGCTCCTCAGCAAGCTCGTCTTCGCGCTCTTCCTCCCCTGCCTCATCTTCGTCCACCTCGGCGAGTCCGTCACCCTCGACAACGTCCTGCAGTGGTGGTTCATCCCTGTCAACGTGCTCCTCAGCACCGCCATCGGCTGCGCCCTCGGCTACGTCGTCGCGCTCATCTGCCGCCCCCCGCCGCAGTTCTTCAGGTTCACGGTCATCATGACCGGGTTCGGCAACACGGGGAACCTCCCCATCGCCATCATCGGCTCCGTCTGCCACACCGCCGACCACCCCTTCGGGCCCGGGTGCCACCGCAAGGGGATCGCCTACGTCTCCTTCGCGCAGTGGGTTGCCGTCATCCTCGTCTATACCTTGGTGTACCACATGATGGAGCCGCCGATGCAGTACTACGAGATCGTCGGGGAGGGGAACGAGATCAAGGAAGAGCCTGAGGAACAGGTCAGCAACTTCAGCCGCCCCCTGCTCCAGGAAGCCGAGTGGCCGGGGATGGCTGACAAGGAAACGGACACCTCCAAGACACCCTTCATCGCCAGGATTTTCATGAGCATTTCAGGCTCCTCGCAGGCTACGTTTCCTGATATCGATTTCACGGAAGAGGGGGGAGTTTCTGGTGCTGGACCGAGCAGCCCCAAGTCACTTCGGTGCTTGGCAGAGCCAAAAGTGGTGAGAAGGATGAGGGTTGTTGCCGAAAAGACTCCGATTCAGCATGTTCTCCAGCCGCCAACGATCGCCTCCTTGCTTGCCATTATCATCGGCATGGTCCCTGTATTCAAGGCTTTCGTGTTTGAGCCTGATGCGCCGCTTTCGTTCTTCACCGACAGTCTGGAGATATTAGCTGCTGCCGTGGTTCCCTCGGTGATGCTAATTCTAGGAGGCATGCTTGCTGAAGGACCAAATGACAACGCCCTGGGTATCCGGACTATCGTCGGTATAATTGTCGCAAGGCTTCTGATTCTCCCATGCATCGGCATTGGTGTCGTGACGCTAGCGGACAGGCTGCATCTGCTCGTCGAGGATGACCGCATGTACCAGTTTGTGCTTGCACTGCAGTACTCGACGCCTAGTGCCATCCTGCTTGGAGCCATTGCGAGCCTCAGGGGTTACAGTGTTAAGGAAGCATCAGCGCTCCTCTTCTGGCAGCACATCTGCGCAGTGTTTTCTCTTTCCATATACCTGATTGTATATTTCAAGCTGTTGTCGTACATCTGAAAGATGATTGCCTGCCTTGCAATCCAGGCAATAGCAATCCTTATGGGAGGCGATGCCCAAGATAAGTAGTAGTACTTTAATTGATTATCAGCCACGTCTGCTTGTGGTTCAGTGTATTCATAAATTGCTAATTATTTGTATTTCTTGCATGTATTATTTGAGAACAGGAGATATGGTTTTTGTTGTTAATTATAGTCGGTATATTGATGGTGTACATGCTTTTGATCCTATGACAATATTGCACTCCTGCGAGTTTTAGAACAGCACAAGTGGTCAATGCATTGTTTGTTTGGTTATGAGGTACTACAGCAGTGTGATGTATTTGAGTAGCATCTAATTTCCTGTGTATCCTCTCCATGTGATTCATGGTACAATGTCCAAGAAGTAAATGTATTGTTTTGGATCATTTGTTTTGTGAGTGGGTGAAAAATACAGTTTTGTTAGCGAAATTTAACATTGAAGTAATGTGCTTAAAATATGTCCATTAGATAAACTGTATGAAACAGAAGTTGCTGCTAGTCCCTTCTGAGATGTGAAGTACAGTGCCAAGACATTCACACGGGGTGCCAGGCTGCTAGGTTGAATTGTGATCCAATAAAGAGCTACACACATATTGGACAAAACTTTCAAAATGATTCTCTGGACAATGGGTGACCGGGTTTTCCAATAAAGGCTTCATGCAACTTTCTGTTTGCGAGAGGAAAAAACAAAAAGGCAAGGCACTAACAGATGCAGTGCACAATTGCACATCCTTGTCATGAACTGAACCGAGTGGCCACAACTGCTCCCTTTTTTATTTTCTACAGATCACTTTATCGTCAGATTTAGACATGCTGTTGAATTATAATTCACACATAGCTTTCAGGTTTGATTGCTGACTGGAAAGGCAACTCTTGGGACACTGCATACACCAGCATTATTATTCTTTCTATTTCAGAGAGTAGAGTAGCAAAGGACAATTCATCAGCTTTTCTTGTTTAACTACCCGCTGATCTCTGGACAATGGGTGACCGGGTTTTCCAGATGAGTACTTCTATTTGCGAGCTTCCATGAGTGGTTATCTTGCTATTTCGTTTGAGAAGTTTCTTTGCGAAGCAACGTGTTGCGTTTTGCCCATGTGGGAGACAAGTGTGAGTAGGATCCATGTAATAACTTGGTTAATGAGCCAGCAAAATTTAAGCAACCAACAATTACACTTGATTTAAGCTCGAGGTGCCAAGATTATGTCACATCCTGTAATTTCTTAGTCTAGGTGATGATTAGAATTTCTGGGAAGCAGGATTTTTCCTTAGTTCCTACTGTAATTAACTATTTACTAAGGAACTATCTATGCCTCAAGTAGAACCTACCCATTTTGCTGGGACAAACAGCGAAAACAACGCATTGCGCCACTCACATCCCTAGAAATTTTATGTTGTCCCTTTATGCATCTTCCTTTTACTTTTCCTTTCTCTTGTCCTGCTTTTGAGTCACCAGTAATAAAAACATTTATTTAATTATGCTGAGAGAAAAGACAGGGTCCTGAAGTCATATATAAGCAGACGAGAGGCTGAGGAGTCCTGATCCAGCTCCACTTCCTCTGCGATCACTTGCTTGTATGTGCTGTGTCAGTTGCAGCGACGAGCCTTGTCCTCTGCCTTCCGAGGAGAAGAGCAAAGAAGAGCAGCGGTGCAGTGGCGCCATGGAGGTCGAAGCAGAACCTTCCTACAACTATGGCTTTCTCCCTACATTCAGGCACCAGCCCTATGGCCCCCCTCCTCCACATCCACCAGGTATGTTCCTTCATCCTTGTTGCTTTTAACTGTTGTTCCGTTTTACTCCGCGAACACACAGAATATTTGTGCTTTATGACGCGATGAGCTGCCGTTTGATTTCTGAACTGACTTTTCAATTCTTCATTAATTACTGGATCCATTCATGCTTTCTCTGGAGAAAAAATGGGTCTTGGTAGTTCTATTGTGCTGAGACAGGTTCTTGCATTTGCATTCATGTTTGTCAGCACTGCAGCCACACTTGTTCTTGAATCACCTTCTGTTTTTCTACtttgtggttgctttcaactttaagaTAGAATCATTGCTTTTGGTCATGTCTTGATCAGATGCAACAAGCAAAAAAACATTTCTTGACTTTGAGTTTTGTTGGCATATGGGAGAGATCTAAAGTTGGAAGCTCATGGAAAAGAAACTTTGCATcacaagattgagaagttgactGCACCTTTTTCTTCATTAATACAAGAAGACTGTAAACTAAGACAAGAGGATTAGATTAAACAGATTGTGGATCAGTTTGCACACATCGGCTGAATTTTTTGTTTATCTGTTACTCAGAAGAAGGGGAACTGTGGGAGTACTTTCCTTGCCCTTTCTGTTACATCGAGGTCGAAATACCCTTCATCCCTAACCATCTGCAGGAGGAGCATTGCTTCGACACCAGAAATGCTGTAAGAGAATCTCTTGTCTTTTTTTTTTAAGTTACGATTCTCCGCTTCTGATGCTGAATCGATGATGGCTAACGGGCTTTACTTGATGATCTTCAGGTTTGCCCGATATGCGCGGAGAACCTAGGGAAAGACATGTCTGCCCATTTCAGATTCCAACACTCCCATCTTCTCAAGGTACTACAATCTATACCCTGCCTTCAATCAAATCCATTCCACGCACAGaaaaactcttcatcaccaacatCTGATCATTGCAGAGGAGGAAGCCTTCCAGGCACA
Coding sequences within it:
- the LOC127346207 gene encoding protein PIN-LIKES 2; this translates as MVLPMDPQVVAAQSNWVSAVTPLLKLLCLAVIGLVLANPRTQIVPKATFKLLSKLVFALFLPCLIFVHLGESVTLDNVLQWWFIPVNVLLSTAIGCALGYVVALICRPPPQFFRFTVIMTGFGNTGNLPIAIIGSVCHTADHPFGPGCHRKGIAYVSFAQWVAVILVYTLVYHMMEPPMQYYEIVGEGNEIKEEPEEQVSNFSRPLLQEAEWPGMADKETDTSKTPFIARIFMSISGSSQATFPDIDFTEEGGVSGAGPSSPKSLRCLAEPKVVRRMRVVAEKTPIQHVLQPPTIASLLAIIIGMVPVFKAFVFEPDAPLSFFTDSLEILAAAVVPSVMLILGGMLAEGPNDNALGIRTIVGIIVARLLILPCIGIGVVTLADRLHLLVEDDRMYQFVLALQYSTPSAILLGAIASLRGYSVKEASALLFWQHICAVFSLSIYLIVYFKLLSYI
- the LOC127346209 gene encoding protein DEHYDRATION-INDUCED 19 homolog 5 isoform X3; its protein translation is MCCVSCSDEPCPLPSEEKSKEEQRCSGAMEVEAEPSYNYGFLPTFRHQPYGPPPPHPPEEGELWEYFPCPFCYIEVEIPFIPNHLQEEHCFDTRNAVCPICAENLGKDMSAHFRFQHSHLLKRRKPSRHSISPWPAAPGKEPYEERNPYMMSRPRQDPEPDQLLSQFICGGGNEQSELESHGGASSHMSVRSAAISDAQRWNWKRGCRGSSF
- the LOC127346209 gene encoding protein DEHYDRATION-INDUCED 19 homolog 5 isoform X1 encodes the protein MCCVSCSDEPCPLPSEEKSKEEQRCSGAMEVEAEPSYNYGFLPTFRHQPYGPPPPHPPEEGELWEYFPCPFCYIEVEIPFIPNHLQEEHCFDTRNAVCPICAENLGKDMSAHFRFQHSHLLKRRKPSRHSISPWPAAPGKEPYEERNPYMMSRPRQDPEPDQLLSQFICGGGNEQSELESHGGASSHMSVRSAAISDAQRLSYRVSQVELEERLQRIEFLREIIASTIL
- the LOC127346209 gene encoding protein DEHYDRATION-INDUCED 19 homolog 5 isoform X2, which gives rise to MCCVSCSDEPCPLPSEEKSKEEQRCSGAMEVEAEPSYNYGFLPTFRHQPYGPPPPHPPEGELWEYFPCPFCYIEVEIPFIPNHLQEEHCFDTRNAVCPICAENLGKDMSAHFRFQHSHLLKRRKPSRHSISPWPAAPGKEPYEERNPYMMSRPRQDPEPDQLLSQFICGGGNEQSELESHGGASSHMSVRSAAISDAQRLSYRVSQVELEERLQRIEFLREIIASTIL